TACAGCCGGCCTACGATTTTGGCAAAGCGGGATCCATTACCTTTGATTTCTCCGGAGAGCAAGATCAATGGATAGCTACCGGGGGCGTCAAACCGGGCGGTGGGGAAAGTGGGGCCTCGGGAGGACACGGTGTCGGCTCCGGCAGCCCCCCTTATATCCTATACCCTGTTTCCGATAATTATGTGGTCCATCTCTATTCCGCGGCTGTCGAATATAAAGTCACCTTCCTGAAGAAACTGGGTTTTGCCGTGGGCTACGGCCGCCACTGGCAGTTGCGGGAAGACAAAAGACTCGATGATTACAGTTACTCCACGAGCATTTATTATGATATCTTCAAGGCAACGAAACTCAAAGCTGCCTTTATGAGGAATATCCACTTTCCGAGCATAAGTCAGTTGTATTTAAGAAATACCAACAACACCAGACTGTTGACTGAGAAGGCTAACCATTATCAATTCGGTGTGGAGCAGAAGCTGCCCTGGAGGAGTTCCTTTAAGATCAATGGGTTCCACAGCGATATATTCAACTTTATAGCCATGAAACAGAACATAACACCACAGCAGGGGTTTGCGCCCTACAACTTTAATTTTTCCCAATACCGCTTCTACGGCTTCGAAACATCTCTGGAAACCAACTTCATCAAAGAGCTTCAGTTAAAAGTGCAATATACGCTGAATCAGTCCCGGGACTACTCTCTCCCCGACAGGATCGAAGTGCAGTATGTTCCCAAATACAAGTTTGTTTTCACCGGTAAATACGAGTTCGCCTTCGGTTTGATCCCTTTCGTCTCACTGGTCTATGTAGCAGACTCCTACGTTTATTCAAAACAGCAGTATATCACCGTTATGAGAGCCAAGATGGCCGATTACGCCGTGATTAACTGTAGGCTGAGCCAGAAGTTGTTCAAGAACAGGTTCACAATATACGTCGGAGCAGATAACATCATGAATAATAATTATGAAGACACTTATGGCATTCCACGACCAGGCAGGTACGTTTATGGCGGCATTGAATACAGGTTCGACCTTTAATATGATGGAGAAATTGTTTTGAAAATCCAATGGCGCAAAGAGATGCTTCTGCTCTTGTGCCTTGTCATGGCATTATTGCTGAACGGTTGTTCGGGCGGGGGCGGCGGCGGTGATGCCTTCAGCGGAGATCCTTTCCGGTTTAGTCCTGGCATCCCTTCACAGGTTACGGGCTTGAAGGCATCTGCGGGCGACCAGGTAGTTACCTTAAACTGGACTTCTGAATATGTGGCAACGTCCTACAACATTTATTACACTGCAATACCCACTGGCGGACAGGTAACCAAGGCAAATTCTATCAGATTGAATGTTACGAGCAACTCCTATGTAATTCAGGGGCTGACGAACAACACAACCTACTACTTTATGGTAACGGCCCAGAATCACGACGGGGAGGGCTCTGCATCAACACAGGTGCTATCGACACCGGCCCCTATCTCCCAGGCCGATCTGACCGGTACATGGTATTTTCATACCCTTGTCACCGGTCCGACTGCAAAGTGGGAACGGGGAACCCTGGTTATTGACGGCAGCGGCAATGCCTCATTCACCGAGTTCCTGGACAGCACTCATTACAACCCCGCCGATGACAGTACCACACCGGTGGCCCTGCCTCCGGATTTAAAACTTACAGTGCAGGACTCCCTCACACTGAACATGTCGGGAGCCGGCGCCTGGACAGGTTTTCACGGCTCCATGGGGTCCAGGAAGAACATGTTAGCCGGGACATGGACATATTCCATAGTGGATGGTTCGAAAGCTATCACAATATTCCAGAAGAAGAGAGCTGCCAGTGATTATGACATTTGGGATATATCCGGTACCGGCTCCGGCCAGAATCCCCATTATCCTACATTGGCGGGGAACGGCCCGACCCAGTTTTCATATGACGCTCTCAACAGCGGGAGCAGTATCCAGTGGGAATACAGCAATGCAAGGGTGGGGCAAAAGGGACAATTCTGGAGCCCGCCCGTATCCGCCCTCTTCCCAAGCGGGAGTGGCAGTATAAAGGATATCATCTATTGGGATTTCAGCACTCCGGCATACAAATCAGGGCCGATGTATGATGTGCTGTGGAAAGTGACCTGCTTCGGGGTGCAGCCGGACGGGATGGTGAAGGAATACGACAGCTTCGCTGCCGTAAAGGACGGGTCTCACAACGTGATTTTCACCGGCAGATTTACCGACGACAAGACCGTAATTGTGGGGGTTTCCACGAAAAACGACATTCCCGCGGGACCCGCAAGCACAGGCGCCATCACAACTATCCCAGGTCAGTTTTACATGAGAATTCTGCAGTTGAATTTCATTCCAACAGACCAGTCGCTACCAACCTATACCCTGAACGACGCAAGCGGGAGCTATAAGTTTCACAAAATAGGAGCTGCTTATGATGGCGGAGGTATTGCACGGGCATCCTGGGCATACGGAAAGATGCAGGTTGCACTTTCGGGAGTGACGGCCTTCCCCCTTTATACTGACAGCAATTTGTTATTGGTAAACCCGGAGACTTTCACCCTTGCCTACTACCCGGATACGGGAAGCAGCGGAGAAACCTTTTCCACCTTCGCAAACTTCGTTACACCCAATACAGGCGCTGTTGACGCACACTCACGCTATTATAATCCCATCACCGGTCTGGCTTACTCCTCTGTCTGGACCTGGTGGAACGGGATTTCAAATGGGGTGCAAAGCGGTGCAGGCGTACAGAAAATTCCCATGGCCACAACCTACTACAACGAGCATGCAACGATCTCGTACAACAAAGACCTTATCGTGATGACCAGAACAGATGCTTTCGGGTACACCATGTTAATAGGATTGAAGTGAATATAACGGTGTTGTCAAAAGTTTAATGAAAATTTGGTGTATAGAATGAATATAGACAAACTTTTACAGGTAAATATCAGGGAGAAGAAGAAAATAGGATTAAAAATTAAGAAAAATATATTTTATTTTCCGGATTCACATAGCGTATATGTGAATCCGTGTTGAGTGGGCGGCGGCATGTCGGGGATTTTGCAGATGTGGATGGGCTGTGAGATTTGCAGGCTGGAGGCCAGGATTAAATGTTAAAAAACTGTTTTAGCCGGGTACCCACGAGCAGCCAATTATATAGAAAGCAGCCACCTGTCACGTGGGTGGCAAACGTCGGAGGATCGCAAGGCGAAGCAGACCGCCGCAGATCAAAATCCCCGACATGCCGCTGACCGACCAAGAGAACAAAATGGAAAATGCTTAATAAATAAACGAACAATACCGAATATAACCATCAGGAGGATAGCATGAAAATACTGATTTCCATCGACGACACGGACAATATCGAGAGCCGTGGGACCGGTGATATTGCAGAGCTACTATGTGAGGGCATTACGGCAAAGGGCTGGGGCAAGTGCGGACCGGTGACGCGGCACCAGCTTCTCGTCCATCCCGACATTCCCTATACGTCCCACAACAGCTCCATGTGTTTCACCGCTGAGATTCCCGAACATATGCTCGAAGCCGTAACGGACTACTGCTGCTCGGCTCTTGCCGCAGAAAGCGCTCCCGGATCAGATCCCGGGCTCTGCATTCTCACACCGGAACTGCTGAAACAACCGGAAGTGCTCATGGACTACGGACGAAAGGCAAAAAAAGTGGTCATCTCCAAGGAAGAGGCTTATGATACGGCTGCCGCTCTCGGTATACATCTTTCTGAACATGGCGGCACGGGCCAGGGTGTGATAGGCGCCCTCGCCGGTGCAGGTCTCCGCCTCACCGGCAACGACGGCAGGTTCAAGGGCAAATTACGCATTCCCTCCCCGAACGGAACGGCAACTGTGAGACATATCCTCGATTTCGGGATTGATGTTGTGACTACCCTTGATGGAGTAGTGCTCAATGACAGCGAGGATGTTCATGTAGGAGAGTGGGTAAAGCGGGTGCTCTTGAACGAAAAGGCCGTTCTACTTGTAGTTCCTTCCGAAGATATTTCAGGACCGGCATGGAAAGCGTCCGGCAAAAAGATCTTCAGGAACTA
The genomic region above belongs to Pseudomonadota bacterium and contains:
- a CDS encoding fibronectin type III domain-containing protein, whose translation is MKIQWRKEMLLLLCLVMALLLNGCSGGGGGGDAFSGDPFRFSPGIPSQVTGLKASAGDQVVTLNWTSEYVATSYNIYYTAIPTGGQVTKANSIRLNVTSNSYVIQGLTNNTTYYFMVTAQNHDGEGSASTQVLSTPAPISQADLTGTWYFHTLVTGPTAKWERGTLVIDGSGNASFTEFLDSTHYNPADDSTTPVALPPDLKLTVQDSLTLNMSGAGAWTGFHGSMGSRKNMLAGTWTYSIVDGSKAITIFQKKRAASDYDIWDISGTGSGQNPHYPTLAGNGPTQFSYDALNSGSSIQWEYSNARVGQKGQFWSPPVSALFPSGSGSIKDIIYWDFSTPAYKSGPMYDVLWKVTCFGVQPDGMVKEYDSFAAVKDGSHNVIFTGRFTDDKTVIVGVSTKNDIPAGPASTGAITTIPGQFYMRILQLNFIPTDQSLPTYTLNDASGSYKFHKIGAAYDGGGIARASWAYGKMQVALSGVTAFPLYTDSNLLLVNPETFTLAYYPDTGSSGETFSTFANFVTPNTGAVDAHSRYYNPITGLAYSSVWTWWNGISNGVQSGAGVQKIPMATTYYNEHATISYNKDLIVMTRTDAFGYTMLIGLK